CCCGTAAAAGTAGGAAAGGGAAATATCCTTGAGGACGGTTCTCTTGTCGTAATACTTGCTGACCCCCATCATGGTGTAGATAATCTTGTTGCCTTCATTGGCCATAAAACCGTTGAACCTCCTTGATGTTTACCTGCATTTCAAATCCCCCTGAATCCCCCTTTGCTAAAGGGGGAAGTAAATATTCCCCTCTTTGACAAAGAAGGGTTAGGGGAGATTTTCCCTTTATAAGTACGCCGTCAACCCGCGCCGATCCAGTTCCTTCACCACTTGCTTTACCTCCTGCGCCCGATCTTCGGCACAGACCAAAAGGGCGTCTTCGGTGTTCACGATGATCAGATTCGCCACCCCCACGAGGGCAACCAGCTTGCCACCGCCATAGACAAGGCAATCGCGGGAAGCGATATTAATGCCTTCCGGGGCATTGATGACCACGTGGCCATCTCCGTCCGGCGCAATAATCTCGGGAAGCGCCCGCCAACTGCCCACGTCGCTCCAGCCGAAGTCGGCAGGAATGACCGCTCCCTGCGCCGCCTTCTCCATTACCCCATAGTCAATGGACTGGCTCTCGATTGCACGGTAAAGACCGGCGATCTGGGCCGACAGGTCGGCCAGATTCCAATCACCGGCAGAAAACTCAAGCTTCATAAGACCGGCGTGGAGCGCCGGCATGTGTTTCTCGATCTCCGCCAGGATAACCCGCACCTGCCAGACAAACATGCCGCTGTTCCAGTAAAAATTACGGGCCGACAGAAACTCCAGCGCCTTGGCGAGAGAAGGCTTTTCCACAAAGCGTTTAACGGGCCAGGGGCCTTCGTCGCCCTGGCTTTGGCCAACTTCGATATAGCCGTAGCCGGTTTCCGGCCGGTCCGGCCTGATCCCCAGCGTCACCAGCGATCCCTGCTTCGCTGCCTCCTGCGCCCGCAGCAGCGTGGCCCGGAAGCGCTCTTCATCAACGATGTAATGATCGGCAGGCAGCACCATCATGACCGCCGCGGGGTCGTGCCGGGCGATGACCGCCGCCGCCAACCCGATAGCCGGCGCCGTGTTGCGCCCCACGGGCTCGGCAATAATGGCGATCGGCACAGCGGACAGATACTCGAGCTGCCGGGCCGTCTCTTCCGATTGCCGGGCATT
This genomic stretch from Deltaproteobacteria bacterium harbors:
- a CDS encoding mannose-1-phosphate guanylyltransferase, whose amino-acid sequence is MYIVILAGGAGARFWPLSRRQRPKQLMSVFGGKSMLQRTVERVLPLRPERILVVTNARQSEETARQLEYLSAVPIAIIAEPVGRNTAPAIGLAAAVIARHDPAAVMMVLPADHYIVDEERFRATLLRAQEAAKQGSLVTLGIRPDRPETGYGYIEVGQSQGDEGPWPVKRFVEKPSLAKALEFLSARNFYWNSGMFVWQVRVILAEIEKHMPALHAGLMKLEFSAGDWNLADLSAQIAGLYRAIESQSIDYGVMEKAAQGAVIPADFGWSDVGSWRALPEIIAPDGDGHVVINAPEGINIASRDCLVYGGGKLVALVGVANLIIVNTEDALLVCAEDRAQEVKQVVKELDRRGLTAYL